A genomic window from Longimicrobiales bacterium includes:
- a CDS encoding pyruvate dehydrogenase complex dihydrolipoamide acetyltransferase, whose product MATKVHMEALSPTMEEGQLVKWLKSEGDAISEGDVLAEIETDKATMELVARGSGVLQNVTLKEGQTAPVGEVIAVIAGEGEEVAAPESGGEAAAPDEKAAAPEGKAAPQEEAEEKAAPKKAEEKTGSAPERGSEAPGRPEAEAEQTPAAEGTGSRATAEGAEPQEARGATSATAAAAASRSGGGGGNGRDARVKASPLARRLAEEAGVELSSVEGTGPGGRITKRDIEAASAGGAAAPATREEAAAATPSVSRGPDSEEVPVTQMRKAIAKRLVQSIGPVPTFYLTIECDMTRMMELRERVNRTLEKDGIKASINDFLIKAVAAALSRHPEVNASWGDSAIVRHHRVHIGVAVAVEDGLITPIVRDADVKRVREIAVEVRELAGRAREKKLKPEEYTGATFSVSNLGMFGIVEFTAIINPPEAAILAIGAVEEKVVAEDGEMVVRPRMRMTMSCDHRVVDGAMGAKFLQTVRELIEDPMMMIA is encoded by the coding sequence ATGGCAACGAAAGTCCACATGGAGGCGCTGTCCCCGACGATGGAGGAGGGGCAGCTCGTCAAGTGGCTGAAGAGCGAGGGCGACGCCATCAGCGAGGGCGATGTCCTGGCCGAGATCGAGACCGACAAGGCGACGATGGAGCTGGTGGCGCGCGGCAGCGGTGTGCTGCAGAACGTCACGCTGAAAGAGGGGCAGACAGCGCCGGTCGGTGAAGTGATCGCGGTCATCGCCGGTGAGGGCGAGGAGGTCGCCGCGCCGGAGTCGGGCGGTGAGGCGGCCGCGCCGGATGAGAAGGCGGCTGCGCCGGAAGGGAAGGCGGCTCCGCAGGAAGAAGCGGAGGAGAAGGCCGCTCCGAAGAAGGCTGAGGAGAAGACCGGGTCTGCGCCGGAGCGCGGCAGTGAGGCGCCCGGTCGGCCGGAGGCGGAAGCGGAGCAGACGCCGGCAGCGGAAGGCACGGGCTCGCGCGCAACCGCAGAGGGTGCTGAGCCGCAGGAGGCGCGGGGCGCAACGTCTGCCACGGCCGCGGCCGCAGCGTCGCGTTCCGGTGGTGGCGGTGGGAATGGGCGTGACGCGCGCGTGAAGGCATCGCCACTGGCGCGACGGCTGGCGGAAGAGGCGGGTGTGGAGCTGTCGAGCGTGGAGGGTACCGGGCCGGGCGGCCGCATCACGAAGCGCGACATCGAAGCCGCCTCGGCGGGTGGCGCAGCGGCGCCGGCAACACGTGAGGAGGCTGCGGCGGCCACACCGTCGGTCTCGCGCGGCCCGGACTCGGAGGAGGTGCCGGTCACGCAGATGCGGAAGGCCATCGCGAAGCGGCTGGTGCAGTCGATCGGACCGGTGCCGACGTTCTACCTGACGATCGAGTGCGACATGACACGCATGATGGAGCTGCGCGAGCGCGTCAATCGCACGCTGGAGAAGGATGGGATCAAGGCGTCGATCAACGACTTCCTGATCAAGGCAGTCGCGGCGGCCCTGTCGCGCCATCCGGAAGTCAATGCGTCGTGGGGTGACAGCGCGATCGTGCGTCACCACCGCGTGCACATCGGGGTTGCAGTCGCCGTCGAGGATGGACTGATCACGCCGATCGTGCGTGACGCGGATGTGAAGCGCGTGCGCGAGATCGCCGTCGAGGTCAGGGAACTGGCGGGCCGCGCGCGGGAGAAGAAGCTGAAGCCTGAGGAATACACGGGTGCGACGTTCTCGGTCAGCAACCTCGGGATGTTCGGCATCGTGGAGTTCACGGCGATCATCAATCCACCGGAAGCGGCGATCCTCGCGATCGGTGCGGTGGAGGAGAAGGTCGTCGCAGAGGACGGTGAGATGGTGGTGCGGCCGCGGATGCGGATGACGATGAGCTGCGACCACCGTGTCGTCGACGGCGCCATGGGCGCGAAGTTCCTGCAGACGGTGCGGGAGCTGATCGAAGACCCGATGATGATGATCGCGTGA
- the lpdA gene encoding dihydrolipoyl dehydrogenase produces the protein MADNFDLVVIGAGPGGYVAAIRGAQLGMNVACVEVGDAPGGLGGVCNNTGCIPTKAMLESAKYAKKAGSLKDFGVNVGEVTLDITVASKRASSVASQGAKGVGFLFKKNKIESITGWGRLAGNGKVEVEGKDGKRTITGKSIIIATGSRPRDLPILKFDGKRVWSSDQAVFPKELPASIGIIGAGAIGMEFADVYNAFGSKVTVIEALEQVLPLEDADCASVVAKSYKKRGIDILTSARLEKADVGKSNVKLHVKGKDGKTQEVTVDVVLVAVGRAPIVDDIGLDKAGVKTERGAIVVDDNLQTTAKNVYAIGDVAKPPLLAHKASHEGIAVVENIAGVGHGMIDYGNIPNVTYCHPEVASVGLTEKAAKEKGLDIEVGSFPWSANGRARTSGETEGFVKIVRDRKYSEIIGAHIVGPSASELIAEFVIGRHLESTVEEMEKAIHPHPTLSEAVAEAALAALGRVIHM, from the coding sequence GTGGCGGACAATTTTGATCTGGTAGTGATCGGTGCAGGCCCGGGCGGCTACGTGGCGGCGATCCGCGGTGCTCAGCTCGGGATGAACGTCGCATGCGTTGAGGTCGGCGATGCGCCGGGCGGCCTGGGCGGTGTGTGCAACAACACCGGCTGCATTCCGACGAAGGCGATGCTCGAGAGCGCGAAGTACGCGAAGAAGGCCGGCTCGCTGAAGGACTTCGGTGTGAACGTCGGCGAGGTGACACTCGACATCACGGTCGCCTCGAAGCGCGCGAGCAGTGTCGCTTCGCAGGGTGCGAAGGGCGTCGGCTTCCTGTTCAAGAAGAACAAGATCGAGTCGATCACGGGATGGGGGCGCCTCGCGGGCAATGGCAAGGTCGAGGTCGAGGGCAAGGATGGAAAGCGCACGATCACCGGGAAGAGCATCATCATTGCCACGGGCTCGCGACCGCGCGACCTGCCGATCCTGAAGTTCGACGGCAAGCGCGTCTGGAGCAGCGATCAGGCCGTGTTCCCCAAGGAGCTGCCTGCGTCGATCGGCATCATCGGCGCCGGTGCGATCGGGATGGAGTTCGCCGACGTGTACAACGCATTCGGGTCGAAGGTGACGGTGATCGAGGCGCTGGAGCAGGTGTTGCCGCTCGAGGATGCGGATTGCGCCAGCGTCGTCGCGAAGAGCTACAAGAAGCGGGGCATCGACATCCTTACCAGCGCGCGCCTGGAGAAGGCGGACGTGGGGAAGAGCAACGTGAAGCTGCACGTGAAGGGCAAGGATGGAAAGACGCAGGAGGTGACGGTCGACGTCGTGCTCGTTGCGGTTGGCCGCGCTCCCATCGTCGATGACATCGGCCTGGACAAGGCGGGCGTGAAGACCGAGCGCGGCGCCATCGTCGTCGATGACAATCTCCAGACGACGGCGAAGAATGTGTATGCCATCGGCGATGTTGCGAAGCCGCCGCTGCTCGCGCACAAGGCGTCACACGAGGGTATCGCGGTGGTCGAGAACATCGCTGGTGTCGGTCACGGCATGATCGACTACGGCAATATCCCGAACGTGACGTACTGCCATCCGGAAGTGGCGAGCGTCGGGCTCACGGAGAAGGCCGCGAAGGAGAAGGGTCTCGACATCGAAGTCGGCAGCTTCCCGTGGAGCGCCAACGGGCGGGCACGCACGTCGGGTGAAACGGAAGGCTTCGTCAAGATCGTGCGCGACAGGAAGTACAGCGAGATCATCGGCGCGCACATCGTGGGGCCGAGCGCGAGCGAGCTGATCGCGGAATTCGTCATCGGTCGCCATCTCGAGAGTACGGTCGAGGAGATGGAGAAGGCGATTCATCCGCATCCGACACTGTCGGAGGCTGTGGCAGAAGCAGCGCTCGCAGCGCTGGGCCGCGTCATCCACATGTAG